From the genome of Pseudomonas sp. AB6, one region includes:
- a CDS encoding sulfite exporter TauE/SafE family protein: protein MNTLIELYQHLGWALSLLVLCVFMTAGVVKGVIGLGLPTVAMGLLGLAMVPAQAAALLIIPATVTNVWQLATGGQLRALFRRLWTMLLLIFLGTGLGTLWLGVGSDQTMNRVLGAVLALYALSGLFLPPLHVAPRFERWLGPLCGLITGILTSATGLFAMPAVPYLQALGLDRNQLVQALGLSFTVSTLALAAGLYWQGALGSGEMGASLLALVPALLGMMLGQWLRQRISAALFKRVFFVGMGLLGLHLLMA from the coding sequence ATGAATACGCTCATAGAACTTTATCAGCATCTGGGCTGGGCGCTGTCGTTACTGGTGCTCTGTGTTTTTATGACGGCAGGCGTGGTCAAAGGCGTCATCGGCCTTGGCTTGCCAACGGTGGCAATGGGATTGTTGGGCTTGGCTATGGTGCCGGCGCAGGCTGCCGCTTTGCTGATCATTCCGGCGACGGTAACTAATGTTTGGCAGTTGGCGACAGGCGGCCAGTTACGGGCATTGTTCCGGCGGTTATGGACGATGCTGTTATTGATTTTTCTTGGCACCGGCCTGGGTACGCTCTGGTTGGGCGTGGGATCGGACCAGACTATGAACCGCGTGCTAGGCGCGGTCTTGGCGCTGTATGCGCTGAGTGGCTTGTTCCTGCCGCCCCTGCATGTTGCACCGCGATTTGAGCGTTGGCTCGGGCCGCTTTGTGGATTGATTACAGGCATTTTGACATCCGCCACCGGATTATTTGCGATGCCTGCCGTGCCTTATTTACAAGCGTTAGGCTTGGACCGCAATCAGTTGGTTCAAGCATTGGGACTATCGTTCACCGTCTCGACGTTGGCATTGGCGGCGGGCCTGTATTGGCAGGGTGCGCTGGGCAGCGGTGAGATGGGCGCCTCATTGCTGGCATTAGTGCCCGCGTTGCTGGGCATGATGCTCGGTCAGTGGTTGCGCCAGCGCATCAGTGCGGCACTGTTCAAGCGGGTGTTTTTCGTTGGAATGGGGTTACTTGGATTGCATCTGTTAATGGCCTAG
- a CDS encoding alpha/beta hydrolase gives MNFQPRHWLAVSVLLGTIGLTAGCASDPAGAHIKFIELVNKDLTTAYLPAHNEVSSWDDTWQIGRQSVNVAWLAPVNHERLPLIIYLPGLGESATAGEQWRTAWAQAGYAVLSVQGQAYGPALYLTGQAQAGVFRELAADRYSNASLRDRLSTLQKVLSEVRARAAKGEAQLASIDWSQVAVAGFDLGAQTAAAVAGAGQVDVATGIDIEPKAVLLISPFAEIQAKPEVFARIASPVLTITSQDDEDPFNWVSSNQQRELVGASVTAAGSHRLRLSRATYKTLSGSDLVPIPTEGKELKVSEDDHTPGGKSHAKTKLLRSGAHSPVGAEPVPDPKQVASIQAVSQAFLDSRVKHNPAASDWLQKTAPGWLGTAGWLQ, from the coding sequence ATGAATTTTCAACCGAGACACTGGCTTGCTGTGAGTGTGCTGCTTGGCACAATAGGTCTGACCGCCGGCTGCGCTAGCGACCCAGCGGGGGCCCACATTAAATTTATCGAGTTGGTTAACAAAGATCTGACCACCGCGTATCTGCCGGCCCATAACGAAGTCTCCAGTTGGGATGATACGTGGCAGATAGGACGCCAATCGGTGAATGTCGCTTGGCTGGCGCCCGTGAACCATGAGCGTTTGCCGCTGATTATTTATCTGCCGGGCCTCGGTGAATCGGCCACAGCGGGCGAGCAATGGCGCACCGCCTGGGCACAAGCCGGGTATGCCGTGTTATCGGTTCAGGGTCAGGCCTACGGCCCGGCTCTTTACCTGACAGGTCAGGCCCAGGCGGGCGTGTTTCGCGAGTTGGCGGCTGATCGCTATTCCAACGCTTCCCTCCGAGACCGGCTGAGCACACTGCAGAAAGTGTTAAGCGAAGTGCGGGCGCGGGCGGCTAAAGGTGAAGCGCAACTGGCGTCGATCGATTGGAGTCAAGTTGCCGTAGCCGGTTTTGATTTGGGCGCGCAAACCGCCGCTGCGGTGGCGGGAGCGGGACAAGTGGACGTCGCGACCGGTATTGATATTGAGCCCAAGGCTGTGTTGTTGATCAGTCCTTTTGCCGAAATCCAGGCCAAACCTGAGGTGTTCGCACGCATCGCTTCGCCCGTCTTGACAATTACTAGCCAAGACGACGAAGACCCGTTCAACTGGGTCAGTTCTAATCAGCAGCGCGAATTAGTGGGTGCATCCGTGACCGCTGCTGGCAGTCACCGCTTGAGGCTGTCGCGGGCTACCTACAAGACCTTGTCCGGCTCAGATTTGGTGCCCATTCCCACCGAAGGAAAGGAGTTAAAGGTGTCAGAGGACGATCATACTCCCGGGGGAAAATCCCACGCCAAGACCAAACTCCTTCGGTCTGGCGCTCACAGTCCTGTCGGGGCAGAGCCTGTTCCCGATCCGAAACAAGTAGCTTCGATTCAAGCGGTCAGCCAAGCCTTTCTCGACAGCCGGGTGAAACACAATCCGGCCGCCAGCGATTGGCTGCAAAAAACTGCACCGGGCTGGTTGGGAACTGCGGGCTGGCTGCAGTAA